A window of Paenibacillus antri genomic DNA:
AGATGGCTCCCTTCGGAAGTCCGGTGGCCTGCATGATGTCCCCGATAGACGTTGCGGCGATGCCTCTCGTATTAAACAAAAGCATGGCCCGATGAATAATGAGTTCTCTGGTTTCGTCCGGCTTCTTCATGTTTTCCATCCTCCCGTCGGGCGACTCTATCCATAATATTGTCACGAATCGCCCGGAGTTGTCTATTTTCAATGGAGCGGCGGTGACCTATAATGAAGGTTGTAACGGACCGGACGGTCCGGTCCGAAGAAAAGTATACATAAAATCTACGAAGGATGGTATGCCCTTATGAAAACTCGAACGGAACGGAAACCCGCCGCCGCCGTCGCGCTCGCGGTCGCCGCATTTCTGTGGATCATGCACACGATCACGAAAAACTTCGTGTCCGATCCCGAATTCGTCAAGCTGATCGCCGCGAGGGACGCCTTCGCCGCCGACCCGTCGGTGTGGCTGTTCATGCTCCGGGCGCATATTTTGCTCGCCGTCGTTTCGCTCGTCGCGGGGCCGATCGGCGCGATGCGGCGTTTCCGCCGAAAGTCGATCGCCTGGCATCGATGGAACGGCCGGGTGTACGTCGTCTCCGTCGCGCTGAATTTCATCCCTGGGCTGTACGTCGCCTGGTTCGCGCCGGGAGCGCCGACGGTCGCGGGCTTTCTTGTCCTGAACGCGCTCTGGCTCGCGACTACCGGTCTAGGGTACGTCCATATTCGCCGCGGCAACGTCGCCAAGCATTCGCAGTGGATTACGCGCAGCTTCTTCCTTACGTACGCCAATCTGACCATTCACGTGCTGCTGCCGATCGGCCAACACGCCGCGGGTCTTCCTTATTCGACTTCGTATGCGATCGCCGTGTGGGGAAGCATGCTGCTCAATTTGGCGCTGGCCGAGGTCGCGCTCCGCAAGAAATGGCTGACGTAACGGAAGACGCTCCGCCCGCGGCGAAACTTTCCGGCCGGACGCGGCGTCTGTTTCTTAGGACAACAGACGGACGGAGAGGGAGAACGGGGAATGAAGCTGTTTTGGAAAAGGGTCGCGCTCGCAGCGGCGATCGCGGGCGTGGCGGGCGTCGGGGCGCTGGGCGCGATCAACGCGCGGGTCGACGCGGCCGCAAAGGCGTATATGACGGAGCCGGAGCGAGCGCCGATGGCGGAGGCGATCGTCATTCTCGGCGCGCGCGTGTATTCGGAGACGCACGTATCGCCGATGCTGCACGACCGGCTCGAGCAAGGGTTGGCGTTGTACCGCGCCGGCAAGGCGCCGAAAATCATCGTCAGCGGCGATAACGGACAAGAGGAATACGACGAGGTGAACGCGATGAAGCGGTTCCTCGTCGATCGGGGCGTGCCGGAGAAGGACATCTTCATGGATCATGCCGGGTTCAGCACATATGAGAGCATGTACCGGGCGCGGGACGTCTTCGGCGTGAAGAAGGCGATCGTCGTGACGCAGAGCTACCATCTGAAGCGGGCGGTCTACGTCGGCCGGGCGCTCGGCGTCGA
This region includes:
- a CDS encoding SanA/YdcF family protein; protein product: MKLFWKRVALAAAIAGVAGVGALGAINARVDAAAKAYMTEPERAPMAEAIVILGARVYSETHVSPMLHDRLEQGLALYRAGKAPKIIVSGDNGQEEYDEVNAMKRFLVDRGVPEKDIFMDHAGFSTYESMYRARDVFGVKKAIVVTQSYHLKRAVYVGRALGVDAYGVGSDQREHPGAERREAREILARAKDFLLVHTTRPEPTYLGETYAITGDGRLTHD
- a CDS encoding DUF2306 domain-containing protein; its protein translation is MKTRTERKPAAAVALAVAAFLWIMHTITKNFVSDPEFVKLIAARDAFAADPSVWLFMLRAHILLAVVSLVAGPIGAMRRFRRKSIAWHRWNGRVYVVSVALNFIPGLYVAWFAPGAPTVAGFLVLNALWLATTGLGYVHIRRGNVAKHSQWITRSFFLTYANLTIHVLLPIGQHAAGLPYSTSYAIAVWGSMLLNLALAEVALRKKWLT